GAGCACCAGCTTGCCGTTGTGCAGCGCGTCCTCGCGGCCGGGCGCCTCCGTACACGGTTCCTGGTCGAGCGTACCGTGTACCGCGACTTGCGGCATACCCGTCAGCGCCGCCACGCACGCCGCGCGGAGGCCTCGCCACGACAATGGATTCACGCTGACGCGAATGTCGTCTTCCAGAATGCGGTAGCCCGTGGGTTTCGGCTTTTCCGTGACATGAATCACGCGCGAACCGAGCGGCAGCGAGTCCTTGCGCGTATCGCTGAAGAAAACGAGATCGACGCCGTCGAACGTTTCGAGCCGGCGCAAACGCGGATCGTCGGAATCCATGCGCTCGATATTCAGGCCGAGCGCCTGTCCGTACCCGAGCAGCGCCGTAGCGACGCGCGTGTCCTCGATTGCGACGATGCCGCGCCTTCCGCGCAACCCGTCCATCTGATAATGCTGCGTCTCCACGGGCATCTCGAGCCGCACGGTCATCGACGTGCCGACGCCCACTTCGCTCTGCAGCGTGAGCGTGCCGCCCATGAGATCCACCAGCCGATTGCAGATGGTCAGCCCGAGGCCCGTGCCGCCGAAGCGGCGCGTGATGGACGTCTCCGCTTGCACGAACGGTTCGAAGAGGCGCGCCTGCGCCGCAGGGTCGATGCCGATGCCCGTATCGCTCACGCACAGTTCAATGACCTGTTCCGTTGCACGCTTCTCGACCGCCCGCACGTACAGCGACACTTCGCCCTTGATCGTGAACTTGATGGCATTGCTCATCAGATTGAACAGGATTTGACGCAAGCGCACGCTGTCGCTGCGCAGCGACGCCGCGACGTCTGGCGCGACGTCCACGCGCACCCTCAAGCCCTTTTCATGCGCCCGGCCGGCCAGCAATCCGACGGCATTGTCGACGAGTTCCCGCAAGTCGATCGGCATGGATTCGATGGTCAGCCGGCCCGCCTCGATCTTCGTGTAATCGAGCAGGTCATCCAGAATTTGCAGCAGCGCGCTCGCCGAATCCTGAATCATGCCCAGCATCTGCGCCTGATCTTGATTGAGCGGCGTATTTTCGATGACTTCGACGAGCCCGAGCACGCCGTTCATCGGCGTGCGAATCTCGTGGCTCATCATGGCGAGGAAATCGTCTTTGGCGCGCGATGCGGCCTCCGCTGCGTCTCTTGCTCGCGCAAGTTCCTCGGCACGCGCGTGTTCGACGCTGGCATCGGCCCAATAGCCGCTCCAGACGACTGAGCCGTCGTCTTCGCGATGCGCGACAAGATCGGCGCGTATCCAGCGGGCGACGCCTTTCACCGTGGCGCGAAATTCAGTGTGCACCGGCTCGAGCGTGCGCGACGACGCTTCGATTTCCTCGAACAGCCGCCCGCTATCTTCGGCATCGACGTGGCGCAGGATGGTGGTCGGGTCAGCCGCCAGCGCCGCGAGATCGAGGCCGAGCAACTGTCTCGTGTCGCCGTCGATATACGGCAGGCTGTATCTGCCGCCCGTCGTGCGGCGCAACTGAAAGACCACCGCGGGCAAGGATCGCGTCACGTCGTGGAGGCGCTGCTCGGTCTGGCGCGCGCGCAGTTCGGCGTCGCGAATGTCGGTGATGTCGATCATCGTGCCGACGACGCCCACGCGCTCGCCGTTCGACGCCGAAAAGGCGCCGGTCCAGAATAGCCCGTAGCGCGGACGCCCGCGTTTATCGACGAATTCGGCCTCGACTTCCTGTCCCTGGCCTGACTGCAGCGTGGCCGCAGAGATCTCGTTCATCAATCGGCTATACACCTCGCCCCATGCGCCCGCTTCAATACTGGTGCGTCCGATGACGTCCTCGCGCCGCACGCCGAGCGCACTTTCGAACGCGCGGTTCACCGCAATGTAGCGGTTGTCCATGTCCTTCGCAACGAGCGGATACGGGACGACTTCCATCATCGTTTGCTGGAAGCTCAACTGGGTCGCGAGACGCTGCTCGGTCTGGATGCGTCGATTCATCTCGCGCTGCAGGAGGATGAAGGCCCGCAGCGTCACCACGAGAACCGCCCCAACGCCGATCAGCACGGGCAGCAAACGGAGCGCGCTGATCCCGCAGAGCGCCTCCGGCTCGCTGGCCGGCCGCGACACCGCCGAACTGGCCGCATGGCAAAGCGGCGACAGAAGGAGGCTGACGACGACCCAGCAACGTGCGAGCAACGATCTCAATTCGACTCTCCGAGAAGATGCGCGTTCTTATGCGCGGCCCCATGACGCCGATGCACCGAGGGATTTCGATGACCGACCTAAGAGTCTGATCGTGCGTGCAAGAGAGGAAAATCAGAGGCGTCCGAAATACTTCTTATGACGCTCCGAAAAGTGCAGTGCAGCGTGCTCAGACGAGCCCGACTTGCCGAAGGTACTCGACGAGTTCGCCCTCCGACTCGAGACCGAGCTTGCGCATCCCGCTGCGCTTTTGGGTAGCGATGGTCTTGCTGCTTCGGCCGAAACGCTTGGCGATCTCGTGCACGAGAAGGCCGCTCGCGTAAAGCCGAAAGACTTCCCACTCCCGCTTGCTGAGGACACCGGCGAGCGCCGGCGCCGTACCGGGAAGGCGTTGCATGGTTTCACTCACGGATGGTGAAAGAAAACAGCCGCCTTCCAGCGTGGTGGATACGGCTTCCAACAGGCATTCGAGCGAATCGCGCTTGTCGACGATGCCGTCAATTCCCAACTGAACGAGACCCGCCAACATGCGACCGTGCGACATCATGGTGACGACGATGACCCGGGGCCGCGCTTTTTGCCACAGAAAGCGCTTGAGAAATGCGATGGAATTGTTTTCGCCGTCGATGCCTTGCATGCCGATATCGGCGAAGATGTAGTCGCACGGCACGGAGTCGACCGCTTCGGCCAACTCCAATGTGTCTCGCGCAGTGGCGACTACCCGTATTGCGCCGTCCCGCTC
This Caballeronia sp. LZ062 DNA region includes the following protein-coding sequences:
- a CDS encoding ATP-binding protein, which gives rise to MRSLLARCWVVVSLLLSPLCHAASSAVSRPASEPEALCGISALRLLPVLIGVGAVLVVTLRAFILLQREMNRRIQTEQRLATQLSFQQTMMEVVPYPLVAKDMDNRYIAVNRAFESALGVRREDVIGRTSIEAGAWGEVYSRLMNEISAATLQSGQGQEVEAEFVDKRGRPRYGLFWTGAFSASNGERVGVVGTMIDITDIRDAELRARQTEQRLHDVTRSLPAVVFQLRRTTGGRYSLPYIDGDTRQLLGLDLAALAADPTTILRHVDAEDSGRLFEEIEASSRTLEPVHTEFRATVKGVARWIRADLVAHREDDGSVVWSGYWADASVEHARAEELARARDAAEAASRAKDDFLAMMSHEIRTPMNGVLGLVEVIENTPLNQDQAQMLGMIQDSASALLQILDDLLDYTKIEAGRLTIESMPIDLRELVDNAVGLLAGRAHEKGLRVRVDVAPDVAASLRSDSVRLRQILFNLMSNAIKFTIKGEVSLYVRAVEKRATEQVIELCVSDTGIGIDPAAQARLFEPFVQAETSITRRFGGTGLGLTICNRLVDLMGGTLTLQSEVGVGTSMTVRLEMPVETQHYQMDGLRGRRGIVAIEDTRVATALLGYGQALGLNIERMDSDDPRLRRLETFDGVDLVFFSDTRKDSLPLGSRVIHVTEKPKPTGYRILEDDIRVSVNPLSWRGLRAACVAALTGMPQVAVHGTLDQEPCTEAPGREDALHNGKLVLVAEDHPVNQELIRHQLSLLGFACDVVQDGAEALAALETTRYGFLITDCHMPNMTGYELARRVRAKEKGTSRRLPILAITASTCASEATRCREAGMDDYLVKPTRLATLREHLNRWRTAERTDHRQDAQNHRAAGAGRHHDDEIDLAAMAQLWGSEATVKALLDAFVTSFRDDLRALEPLLERGTVEHLREWHHRVVGAASVLQYRPLLDALEEFRRDLPQKSRDVMRREGRTLIERCTQLLKRIEAQCAAIQ
- a CDS encoding response regulator transcription factor produces the protein MREKTPLRAIVADDHPAVVKGIKNFLERDGAIRVVATARDTLELAEAVDSVPCDYIFADIGMQGIDGENNSIAFLKRFLWQKARPRVIVVTMMSHGRMLAGLVQLGIDGIVDKRDSLECLLEAVSTTLEGGCFLSPSVSETMQRLPGTAPALAGVLSKREWEVFRLYASGLLVHEIAKRFGRSSKTIATQKRSGMRKLGLESEGELVEYLRQVGLV